A single Hippopotamus amphibius kiboko isolate mHipAmp2 chromosome 5, mHipAmp2.hap2, whole genome shotgun sequence DNA region contains:
- the TEX36 gene encoding testis-expressed protein 36 — MAKGRRFNPPSDKEGRWFPHIGLMQKTPESITNTMLKESHSPHLSQQVEEKLPPIYKVRVKQAVNNNFPFSVHDNRHSLQNSGFYLDSDLGRKKISPEKRQHVSRNFNLWACDYVPSCLDGFSNNQISYACQEAVVVPIFRRFPRHYNEIWETFKFIPQQSYAEYLQKTPKVRFTMNKKAGSPLEP; from the exons ATGGCCAAAGGGAGACGCTTCAACCCACCTTCAGACAAGGAGGGAAGATGG TTCCCTCACATTGGACTAATGCAAAAGACACCAGAATCCATCACAAATACGATGTTAAAAGAGTCCCATAGTCCACATTTATCTCAGCAAGTGGAGGAGAAACTGCCACCAATCTACAAAGTGCGGGTGAAA CAAGCAGTGAATAACAACTTCCCCTTCTCTGTGCACGACAATCGCCACAGCCTTCAGAACTCTGGATTCTACCTCGACTCT GACCTGGGACGTAAGAAGATCTCCCCAGAAAAAAGGCAACACGTTTCAAGAAATTTCAATCTTTGGGCATGTGACTATGTTCCATCTTGTCTCGATGGCTTTTCAAATAACCAGATATCGTATGCCTGTCAGGAAGCTGTGGTGGTCCCAATTTTCAGACGCTTTCCAAGACATTATAATGAGATATGGGagacttttaaatttattcccCAGCAAAGCTATGCAGAGTATTTGCAAAAGACTCCGAAAGTAAGGTTCACGATGAACAAAAAGGCTGGTTCTCCACTGGAGCCCTAA